The genomic stretch TAGAGAGGGTTACCTTGTAACAAAATGTCAAAGTAGGGGGCAGACCCATGTATGAGAGGTGTGCTCACCTAGTGACACCTACCATGGAGAGAATGGCAGGGCCTCGGCAGCGAAGCATGTATCTTCAAACGAAGCATGGCTGCGTAGCATGAGATAAGGGTCTCGTAAGGTCTGAGGCGATGGTAACAAGAGGCATCGTGTGTGGAGCAAGAGAAAGGTCTTGTGATGTGCTGTCCCTGGCGCGAGATAATGGTATCACGAGACATAGCTGCCTTGCGCATGAGGCGCGAGACAAGTGTCTCGCTGGGCACTGCTGCTTGGAGCGTGAGGCGCGAGACCATGGGTCTCGCGAGGCGTTGTTGGTTGGCATGTGAGGCGCGAGACCATGGGTCTCGTGAGGCAATGCTGCTTGGTGCGCGAGGTGATAGACAATGGGGGTCGCGAGGCGTTGCTGCTTTGCGAGACGTGATGTTGTGTGGCTTGTagagcctcacatagcgaggcctcACAACACGCGTCTAGTGGTACagtgcctcgcatagcgaggcctccCTTAGCGCATCCTAGTGTCTCGACAGGGCATACGAGTGTTTCACGCATCAATGCCTGGGCACGTAGcacctcgcatagcaaggccttCCATTGTGTTAGGTTGCCTCTGTTTGTACCTTTAGGTGCTTAGGCGTGTCATGAGGTTCTCTTAAGAGGCCCTTGGTTGTGGGTGCCTTGTTCAACCGATTTCATATGGCGAGGCCCTTGGGTGTCGCGAGGCCGAACTTTGTGGTTTGGCGTGGGATGCTTTAAGCGTTAACTTGGTGTGGAATTTTGACATCCACAGTCGTTATTCTGGTAGGCATGATAGCATGTAATTCCTAGGCCGCAAGAAGCAATTCGTACAAGTTGttagtattattataataacaatGGCTTACATCAgtaatatatacatttatatttatCAAGGAAATAAGACACGCTTTTTACCAAAAACAGTTTTAACCCGACccctatatatatacacaagtaTACCTCTCTCTATTGACAATATTATACTCATAATAATAACGACAAAATCTTGAAAACAAAAATGTAGAAGAATTGTGTCGTACAAATTCTGAAATCAAAAGCCTGATTTGTAGAGATATCCGATTCCAATAAAGAATTAATGGTAAAGTTAGGGTTTGATCCGTAAAGAGCTTGAACTCCTTGTATGTCGTCAAGCTGCAAATCTACTTTCTTCTCTCTAGGCTTCAAACTTGGATACATAACAGCATCCTTAACCGAAGTATGAGTCAATCCAAGCAAATGTCCGATCTCATGAGTTGCCACCGATTCCAAATCGATCGCAACAGTTGATTTCTCCGATCCGAAGTCCACTGCCCACCTTTCCGAAGCATCAAGGTGGAACTTCCCACTTTCCGGAGAAAACGAGTGAGCTAGTACCCCAAGCACCCCATCAAATGGCTCAGAGTCACCATGATCGCCGCTGTAGAACCCTATCTTAATGTCAGCGTAGACATAGTCTTCCGTCTCAGAGAAACAAACGGGAATCACTGACGACCACCGAGAAAAAGCGCGTTTAAACACGGCTCTTATGTCTGAAAAGCTCAAGTACCGGATCATATAGTCTGGCGAGAAAGCGTACGTGAGAGTCATCGGCATTCGACGCGTCCAACGGGGTTTTCCCAGAAAGTATTCGTACCGTTTTGTCCCATGCAACGTAAAACTACGCCTACTCCCACTACTACTGATAGCATCGGCCACACCACATCTCGGCTCTTCGATTTGAGAAATCGTGTCTAAATCGAGCTTCCCTGTAACTGAAAGACCGTGGTTCGATTGAAATTGAACAATAGCAGATTCAAACTCGTCATCAAATTCCTCGTTGAACGTTACATTTTCCTCTCGTCGCAGATAACCAAAACGATGAAGATAATTCTTTAGCTCCGACAATCCGATGACGTGACTTCCTATATTTGCATTGAGGAATCTCACGCGGTAATTGCCGATGATTTCCCACTTGGCGTTGGAGTTTTGTGCAGAGTGATCAAGTGTGCTTAACCGTTTCTCTATTGTTGTGTGTTCCGGCATTACTCTGGCTGGAAGGCATGTTGGGAAGGTGATGGGGAGAGATAAGAACACAATGATGTAAAGAGAGTGACTCATGAAGATGAGAAACATGGTTGTTATGATGTTTTAAAAGTTTGGGGCTTGTTTGGAGGGAGACTTGACTTTAAATAAAGGATCGAAAAATCGTTGCACAACAGTTTCATTAACTATAATGCCATGGAAAATTTTGCAGAAAAGATAAGTGTGTGGTATTTTTATAAGTTACAAGTGTCtagaatattatatttatttgatgTGAAATGCAGGATTATTAATTTAGAGACTGCTAAAATGGTGGTCTACCCTTTCGATCGCTTCAATTGTAAATTCTCTGACTTTATTAATTAAGGACACTTAATGTGATGGTTGGTACGCAATCATGTGCAATGgttcttttgtttatttatttttttatgttctAGAAAAGGAAATGTTTGCTCTATTACTTTAAATGGAATAAAGCATTAAATTTCGTGTATAATTTTTTGTAAGGATTAACTTTCATTCGTTTCATGACTTACCAATTCTATAAATATATAGGGGAATTTTGCTATAGGGTTTTACTTTAAGACTTACCGGTATGgttctcagtgtttacaacccttgaacagttttcggcgcgatttttttttctgaccgtgtatattgtagttatttagagcatcctgcaaattttcagaaaattctgaatagtttatagtaccgaaaattagattcaaacatgttgttgcacgagtgactaattttttttatgcgcgtggaaaacaacatgattgaacttagttttcggtactgtaaactattcagaattttctaaaaattttcaagatgctctaaataactacaatatacacggtcataaaaaaaagtcgcgccgaaaactgttcacgggtcgagaaatactgaaagtcctaccagtagggcttaaagtgaagcccctataaaagaattgtcatatatatttatatatatatgtattagaaTTCTCTTATatggcttcactttaagccctaccggtgggtctctcagtattttggacTCGTCAACaattttcggcgtgattttttttttgtgactGTGTATATTGCAGCTATTTAGatcatcctgcaaattttcagaaattccgaatagtttacaataccgaaaactaatTTCAAACATATTATTgtacgcatgactaattttttttatgcgcgtggaaatcaacgtgtttgaacctagttttcagtactgtaaattattcagaattttctaaaaatttgcagaatgctctaaataactataatatacacggtcataaaaaaaatcgcgtcaaaAACTGTTTacaggtcgagaaacactgaaagtcCCACCGGTAGATTTAAAATGAAAGAATggtgctatatatatatacatattggtTCACTGAATAGTGTTAACGATATTCAAAAAGAAGACATATGGTAATGATAATCCTTTGATCATGTATCAATTCCAAATATATTGGTATAATCACGAGGGTGGTATACTACTTGATTAGAAATTCAACTATTTACTTTTACATTCATGTCTACGTTTGTTGCAGTCGATGAACCAAAAATGATTGTGTAGAAGATAAGTTTTCAGAAAGATTATTGCAGGAATCATGATTAGTATAGATGAATCGTGCTTGGCCATTAGATTCGGTTGCGTTTTTGGATCTGACGCGCACGATTGCTGTATCACTATTCATTTTCTTTGGTCGATTGAGAAAGAGAGTAACAAACTCTATATttctgtagtttttttttttttttggttattgcGAGCGAAGTGAATAAGTGTGGTCGTTATGACTATGATAGCTACTTTTTTTCCGTTGTGTTTTGTATTTCGGTTTACGTGTGGAAGACTCAATGAGTCAAACTCAGAAAGGAAGTTACTGAAGTATTGCTTTGGGCGTCAACaaaactcaacatataaattTAAACAATTCAACCATTCATAGTCTTATATAGCCCCCACAATGTCGTTGCCCCCACAATGTCGTTGCCTtgctaaatattatatttatgtaaataaatatatatattcatatatatatatatatatcttgaccGCCTAGTGTGTTAGTATTCTTTGTCAAGGAAGCTCGACATTTTACCAAACTCTCTCACATGTATCCTAAGAATAAAAGATTTTGTGCAAATATAAAGTATGCCATAGTAATAATTTCCTTTCGGTAGATGAAATCCCGCCTAACACCTAATAAGGCCCTTAGCAACCACCATGCATGGCCCACTAAAAAATAGACTCCATTATGACGAAGCTTTTGTAAGTTGTCGATGTTACCCCtataagtaaatatatatatatattggttattattttcttttttgagAAAAAGATAAAAGAGAAAATACCCGCAAAATACACCATTAAGAAAGGGGCCAATATAACGAGAGAATATATATAGAGGTCACTGAGGGAAAATCCTCCTTCCAACAAGTTAAAACATTACTTTTTAAAGCATTTTCGCTGAAAAGTTAGTTGACCTTAAGTTGAAAAGAAAACCAAGAGAACTTTTCTATaataaattgttggaaaaatagTGCTAAGACTATAAAGTAACAATTTGAGGCATGATTTTTATTGAGACTCACCTATTATTAGTCAGATGTTTTTATAGATTTGTGTTTCTTCCATGAGTAcataaaaatcaaatattaatgTGCTCAAAATGGTTATGAAGTAAATGAAAAATTGTAACTTAAAGTAGGCAAAATGATAAGAAAAAATAATAGGAAATTGTGTTAGTCCCACATGGAAATTTGAGTACCTTTTTAAAGGGGTATATATAGAATTCTATATCGTTAGCTTGGTAAGTTTATAAGCAAGGAGGCTCTTTCTTCCGTGCGCATAGGAGATGCAATCAAAACGGGTCTTGCAAAAACACATGAGACTGTGTGCGCTCGCGCATCCTTCGAGAATGAATGCATGCCCATGAACCCAGTCTACGTTGGGCTTGTATTGCAACTCATAATTTATTTTAGAGCACTTTGGAAACGAATATGGGAGATCTCATCCTTGTCTTACGAAAATTACTTAAATTTTTTACAGTTACCCAGAATTAACTTTTTTGGCAGTTACCCAATTTTGTTTCCTTGATTTTCAAGCACTTGGTCACCATTGAAGGCTATAAATAGAGTGCTTCACCACATTGTTTTAACATGATTTgaaaattctctctctctctctctctctctctctctcggtcaAAATTCTCTTGGTTTCTGGTTGAAGCTCCTCTGAGTTCATAACATTTGGCGTctgtttaccctaaaaaatacTATTCACTGACGTGGCAAGATTCGTGTACACGTGGGTTGCACGTGACTACTTAGTGACTACATTCAGGTCGACCAACGACCAAGAGAGAAGTTGCTAGATGGAGTTAAGGATGATAAACGTACGGTAGATGTGTTAAAGGTGCGACCAGGACTAGTTGTGGATATGAAGCCATATTCCAAATAcagttataagttagatatttttaCGATATTTAACCCTATTTTTATGTAAAGATTACTTTTTCTATTATCATTCAAATATGAATAAATCAAGGTGTATTGGGCCTCGTGAGTGCATAAGTagattcttgagcctataaataggactcaaggaACTCTTTGAAGAGGGATGGATTTTTGGAGAGGGAATTAGTGTTTTACATACACAAAACTTTGTACATTTTTGGAGCTGGTGAAACTCTGTAAACCATCGTTTGCTGATTGCAGGTTTCATAATACGTTAATAAcaacactaagtggaagtaggttattactaaCATATGTGACCAAACCGCTATAAATCCTGGTTTTGTTTAGTCATTTGGACTCAACTTACAAATATTTATCTTTTTtggtgactccgtgtcgttggctaattcgtcagtcaacattttggtgctttcattgagagtcgaaCTCAAAAcgttcaagaagatcaaatggcaaaaACAACCAGGAAAGCGGGGCAAACTTTTGGGAATATGTCAAATCAACCTCCTCCAGGAGATGTAGCAGAAGATGAGCCACGAGTGGAGttggaagaggaggaaatggattctgaaacctTGCGAAAAACTTTGATTGTATTGCAAGAAGAATTAGCTAATCTGAGGCctaatcaagagaatgtagcTGAGACAATGGTTTTCcaacaaagggagattgaccggGAGCGCCAAAAACTGAATGAGAGCGGCAAGCTGACATGGACCGCTGACTGAGGGATGCCACTGCAGCCTTAGAAGTGGCCATTCAATTGGCACGAGGATAGCCTGCACCTGCCTCCGAACCGGATCAGCGACCCAACACTCTCCCTCAGAAAAATCCACATTCAGAGCATCCCTAGTATCACCATaatccaccacaaccaaggaatcCTCAAAGACCATAGCAACCTCCTGCTGTTCAACAGGACAGGCCAGTCCAAGATCCTGAGCAGCGACCCCCCTCTCGCACTGGTTGAGATAATGCCTAGCAGCAatggcagaatagggccgagcagcatCCGAGAAGGCCTAGATGCCAGACAGCTGAGGAGCAAAACCCTCCTAGCAGGGGACAACATCCCTCAGGAAGTAGAAGAAAGGTGGATTCAAGCTCTGCAGTCAgaggtcccccacgacatagtaATGTCAGAGGACCTACCGAGGAGCAAAACCCTCCTAGCATTGGACAACGTTCATCGGGACATACCAGCAGGGAGAGAGGGAAACAGTGCGAACAACAAGTCGCACCCTCATAGGTcataatttagagatggccatgattataatgaggcggaTTCTGGTAGGACGAACGCTGGTTGACAGTAGGAATAGAGAGGCGAACGACAAAATCCTCCGCCAATGGAGAACCGACCTAtaagccaaaatgctgggggcAGCCTAAACAACCCAATGTCTTTAACCGACTAGGTACATGCGAGCAAAGGTGAAGGGATGAAGacctgagggatgtactcaataatCAAAGGGAAAGGAACGATGATTACTTTCCCCCAGCTCTAGTCGCTCCAGCAATACCAGACGTTgtacaagcccaaatagatgccttgAATCAGGCCATTCAGCAACTAGTTAGGAACAGGGCgtcccatatagaatttgatcaGAGGAGGGGCACTCCATTCATTCAAAGAATTGTTGTGGCagagactccaagaaaatttaagatgccaaTTTTACCCAACTTTAGAGGAGGAAAAGATCCTGTATCTCACGTTAGATGATGCTTAGTGTAGGATTTTTCCTGCCATGTTATTTGAATCTGCTCAAGAATggtatttcaagttccctccggccagcatagtttcctaggaaatgttcgtcaaggagttttacagacagttctatgctggtcgaataCACCCAACAAAGGCCAATTAGTTGGTCGAGATTcgacagaaggagggagaaaccctaATAGGGTATATACAACAATTCATGCGAGCCGCTGCTCGGGCCAAAACTATTGGAGATGAGGGAAATATGATGGTGGTCATGGATGGAGTACATCGACATTCTCCCCTCTAGAGTAGTTTATAAAATAATGtagtcaagagcactcaagaattcCTGGATCGAGCAAACAAGTATTTCAAGCTCAAGGAGGCTATTGCTAATGAGGGGAACTCTCCTGTGGATGACCAGGGCAAGAAGGAAGACCCCACCAAAGTCTCCAATGGAATTGGTAAACCCAACGACAATGgcaaaaataatggaaaaacttGGGGAAAAAGGGCCAACAACGAGCTAGCAACATCTGATAGCAAGCGCCCCAAAAACAATAGATAcaagccaaggttcaccaattacactgcacTGGTCGATAGCCGAGCTGAAGTATATCAGGCCAATCATACCCCTATTCCCTTTAGGCAGCTAGCACCGattagaaaagatatctccaaaagggacacgaccaagttttgtcgttttcacaacgactatggccatggcACCAACAAGTGtaaccaactaaaagatgagatcgagttccttatcctACAAGGACATTTAAGGAGGTATGTACAAGCTGGTGGTGGTTCTCAATAGGAGGCTCACGCatgcaacgagcaggcacctgtacacCAACGCTTTCCTCCTTTACAACCAACTCCAGTCGatggtacattgttgaccatctgcggaggaccacacatagcTGGTGACAGTGGTAAGGAAAGGGAAAGATATTCCAGAACCCTACGTCACGATCAGGATATCGAAATGCTAAATGGAATAGAGGAAGAGTTGATAACTTTCTCCAATCTGgacgctcagcatgttcgatttccccacTTAGATCCTCTGGTCATAGATGTTCTCTATGGGTCAATTATTAAAATGGACATTCGAATtagggcagtttgaaatttcttattCGCCATGAGCAGCTATAAAGGGAAAAGCTCTAGCAGATTTTGTTGTGGAATTCACTAGACTCCATGAGAGCAAATCGATGGCAGAGACTGACagtcaaaatcaatcccctacCTGGAAGTTATTCATAGACGGCTCATCCAACGAGCACAACGCAGGGGCATGGTTGATTTTAATCACACCCGAGGGACATCGGTTTCACTGTgcgatcagattcaactttacagcttccaacaatgaagccgagtacgaggctctgcTCGCATGATTAAGACTATCCAAGGATATGGATATAAGATCACTAGAAGCATATAGTGATTCTTAGTtagtagttaatcaaattatagGAGAATATCTAGCCAGGGGTCTCAAGATGgtggcttatttgaacaaagcaaaggacttgctggcacaatttgagaagtatactctccaacaagtacctcacgatcagaattcaaatattgatgccttagccaagttggAAAGCGCTAAAGATGCTGATGCCTTAAGCATAGTACAAGTTGAACATTTGTTGGCATCGAGAATTCAAGTGGAAGAATCCTCGCTTATGATACAAGCGTCAGACACGTGGATGACGCCCATCATCAAATATCTCAAACAAGGAGTATTACCAGCAGAAAGGAACAAGGCGAGGACGCTTCAAAGACAATCAGCCCGATTTATTTTGGACGACAGAATCTTGTATAGACGAGGATGCTAAGGAGAAGGCTAAGGAATTGaggcaagaagtacatgaaggtttctgtggagatcatgctcggggcaaagtttgtcaaaaaagatactttagcaaggatatttctagcctGCCATGATCAATGACtctatggaatttgttaaaaagtgttacaagtgtcaaagattctccaagataccacgagctaccaaaaatgagctcaaacagatgcaaagcccgtggccgtttgcagtttggggaattgatctgattgGATCTTTACCTACAAGtaaagggaatgtcaagtgtgCAGTtgttgctgttgactactttactaagtgggctgaagctgagccactcacaaaactaacgaccaagaaagtattggattacTTCGTTAAAGAGTTTTTCGATATGGgttaccaagaaaaattgtctctgATAATGGCAcgcaatttgacagcgatcttgTCACTGATTTCTACGAAAGGCATTgtattatcaagagtttttcgtcagttgcTCATCCACAGGCCAACAAACAAGTTGAAGTTGttaacaagactctaaaggacaCGCTGAAGAAAAGGCTCCAAGAAGCAaagggggcgtggccagagcaatttcCAGAAATACTCTGGTCGtgtagaacatctcaccgaacagcaacaggccatacaccattttctttggcgtatgggtatgaagccatgttgcctattgagctAAACCCACCATCGAATGGAAGGCTAACATACGACCTGAGCACGAATAACCATTTATTAATGGATTCTTTGGACTTGGCCAACAAAAGGCACGATCAggctcaacttcgagtagcagcataccaacaaaaggtcgctcaatattttaactctaaagtatgcgaaaaaaagtttaacgtgggagatttggcACTTAAAAGATTTTATCTCAACACTCACGAACAGAATGCAAATATACTTGGCCCAAACTTTGAAGGTCCCTATCAAATCGAAGAAATCCTTCAcgcaggcacatataaacttactcgcttaaatggagatctcgttcctcgctattggaatggagaacacctgcgacaattttatcaatgaacaattctttttaaagaattggcttgtataaatgtTACTTTTCATAAGTTTATGAATAATGGCTAGTCAGTTAAATGACTGGTctcttataaatgtaagatcaatTCTTGATCACTTCTACAAACACGATTTTGTtcattttattacgagaaataaaaggaactgtacACAACTAGTTATTTTTGCCacttattgtatttattacaagtatttgctcattctgtgtgttgtttttctatattatcattaattataagtacgcgagcagtaaAGTTCAaacaggacttggtcatggcaagtgaccgagaaccttaagctcctcgatcacttggggggcatataagatactaattgagcaaagcatatcaactgacatatgtaaacacacgagcaaaataagggaaagcatattaCGACACTTAGAATATTTTGCaaaatttttagttatttttgtaaaatattagtAAAGtgtatgctaagttcggtcatacgaacaaattTTATAATAGcaattatcatattataatatcataacgaAATTTCTTTACACAGCGAGCAATTGCTGCTGGgatgtaattaaaatattaaaaaggaAAAGCTGCATTAGGCAGCAAAATTGTCCCAACATTACGAACAGTTGTTTGTATGTTTTAGTTACataaacaaaaaatagaaaaattattgTGCAGCTAGAGGAGGGTCATGTTGAGATTGCTGGTCTATTGTTGTTCCAGCATCTTCTTCAGCACCATTGACGCTTGTCGCCAAAGAGATTTCAGGAGAATCTGAGGCATTCTGGGCATTCCTTTCCTCTTCTTGGTGAGCACCGCACTTTGCAAGTTCGATCTGCCTCATTTTCTCGGGAAGGTAATCAAAATTCACCTATGGGTTGTTCTTCCAAAACAAGAAGAAGTAGTTGAAGGTTGCTCCTCTAAAGCTCTCCTGGTATTGGGAATCAGTTTCCTTGAGCATCTTGACCCGCTCCTCCAGCCCAGTAGCCTCCTTCATACTGGCCACTAGATCCTCCTGAAGTTTGGCTGCTTCTTTGAATTTATTCTCCAAAGCTTCCTTGAATTTCTCTTTAACAGCAATGGTCTTTGCTAGTTCTTCCCGGGCCCTCTTTAGCTCCTCGGTTAAACTGGAAATTTTGCCTTCAATTTCCTTGCTCTCCTTGGCGTGTATAGCCTCAATCTCCTCAGCACATCACTAGCCATTGCTCATGGTCAAGATACCCTGCGAACGGAGAAAAAATGAAACTGTTAGAGGCAATTAGAGAAAATGTTGCTCAACTAAAACataatgtaaaagaaaaaaaaaacttacactgAGGACTTTAGTAATCCCGTGACTAAGGACCTGGCTGTGCTTCAGTGGGGGAAGGTTGGGGAAGGCTTCCTGATTGCGACGATGCTTGGACAATTTTTGCAGCTTTTCATAAGTAGAATTAAAAGCATTGTTCAGTAAGTTAGTGGCCAAGGATCTCCCTGCCTGATCGAAGGAAGAGACACtacaaggaggaggaggaggaggaggtgttgTAGTTCTGAATGGAGTGGGAGCCTGAGGGTCTTCTGGTCGAGCCCTTTTTCTGGAAGGCTCACTACTGCTCTCCCAAGGATGCTTTCTGCTTGACTTCTTCATGCTTGAAAGAGCTTCAACGAAGGTGTACATATCAAAAGCGTCTTCAgatggcatgactacaaaacaaaaacaaatgagCAGATATGTTAAGAAGTAGTTTGGAACAATAATGGAATAATATAAAGAGAAATTTTTAAGCAGTATACCcgaactattattactggtcaTTATAGTATCTAAAGAACTATTGCTATACTCACTATCTGTCTCGAAGAAGT from Humulus lupulus chromosome 5, drHumLupu1.1, whole genome shotgun sequence encodes the following:
- the LOC133780560 gene encoding metalloendoproteinase 4-MMP-like; this translates as MFLIFMSHSLYIIVFLSLPITFPTCLPARVMPEHTTIEKRLSTLDHSAQNSNAKWEIIGNYRVRFLNANIGSHVIGLSELKNYLHRFGYLRREENVTFNEEFDDEFESAIVQFQSNHGLSVTGKLDLDTISQIEEPRCGVADAISSSGSRRSFTLHGTKRYEYFLGKPRWTRRMPMTLTYAFSPDYMIRYLSFSDIRAVFKRAFSRWSSVIPVCFSETEDYVYADIKIGFYSGDHGDSEPFDGVLGVLAHSFSPESGKFHLDASERWAVDFGSEKSTVAIDLESVATHEIGHLLGLTHTSVKDAVMYPSLKPREKKVDLQLDDIQGVQALYGSNPNFTINSLLESDISTNQAFDFRICTTQFFYIFVFKILSLLL